From the genome of Streptomyces sp. NBC_00659, one region includes:
- a CDS encoding citrate synthase/methylcitrate synthase, whose amino-acid sequence MPISQAASTSAVVSADVPRGLAGVVVTDTELGDVRGLEGFYHYRQYSAVDLAQACGFEEVWHLLAHGELPDEPRRAAFTARTARLRRLPDDVRDALPAIAAATGPSGPLAGLRTALSLLGASLGFRPVYDIDAGRRRDDGLAATAAVPTLLTALYRIGQGLDPVEPREDLGYAANYLYMLTGSEPDAARARAVEQYLISTIDHGFNASTFTARVIASTGADVAACLVGAVGALSGPLHGGAPSRALDTLDAIGTPDRIDPWIRERVLAGERIMGFGHPVYRTEDPRSRMLRGMAQEFGGPLVEFAVEVERQVEAILAELKPGRELHTNVEFYAGVVMELCGLPREMFTPTFAAARVVGWSANIMEQSEDSKIIRPAARYVGPVPPVAVPARG is encoded by the coding sequence ATGCCGATCAGCCAAGCCGCGTCCACCTCTGCCGTCGTATCTGCCGATGTTCCACGAGGTCTCGCCGGCGTAGTCGTCACCGACACCGAACTGGGTGACGTCAGGGGGTTGGAGGGCTTCTATCACTACCGCCAGTACTCGGCCGTCGACCTCGCGCAGGCGTGCGGCTTCGAGGAGGTCTGGCACCTGCTGGCCCACGGTGAGCTGCCCGACGAGCCCCGCCGTGCCGCCTTCACCGCGCGGACCGCGCGGTTGCGCAGACTGCCGGACGACGTGCGCGACGCGCTGCCCGCGATCGCGGCGGCGACCGGACCGTCGGGCCCCCTCGCCGGGCTGCGCACCGCGTTGTCGCTGCTCGGGGCCTCCCTGGGCTTCCGGCCGGTGTACGACATCGACGCCGGGCGGCGCCGCGACGACGGCCTCGCGGCGACGGCCGCCGTGCCCACACTGCTCACCGCGCTGTACCGGATCGGGCAGGGACTGGACCCGGTGGAGCCGCGCGAGGATCTGGGATACGCCGCCAACTACCTGTACATGTTGACGGGTTCGGAGCCGGACGCAGCCCGCGCTCGAGCGGTCGAGCAATACCTCATCTCAACCATTGACCACGGATTCAATGCATCAACGTTCACGGCACGGGTGATCGCTTCCACCGGCGCGGATGTGGCGGCCTGCCTCGTGGGCGCGGTCGGGGCTCTCTCCGGTCCTCTCCACGGAGGCGCTCCCAGCCGAGCGCTGGACACCCTCGACGCGATCGGGACGCCCGACCGCATCGACCCCTGGATCCGCGAACGTGTCCTCGCCGGCGAGCGCATCATGGGCTTCGGACACCCCGTCTACCGCACCGAGGACCCGCGCTCGCGGATGCTCCGAGGGATGGCTCAGGAGTTCGGTGGCCCGCTCGTGGAGTTCGCGGTCGAGGTGGAGCGACAGGTGGAAGCGATTTTGGCCGAACTCAAGCCGGGCCGGGAGCTGCACACCAACGTGGAGTTCTACGCCGGTGTGGTCATGGAACTCTGTGGGCTGCCCCGAGAGATGTTCACACCCACCTTCGCCGCCGCCCGCGTGGTCGGCTGGAGCGCGAACATCATGGAGCAGTCGGAAGACTCGAAGATCATCCGCCCGGCGGCTCGCTATGTGGGTCCGGTTCCGCCGGTGGCGGTGCCTGCTCGCGGCTGA
- a CDS encoding NF041680 family putative transposase yields the protein MAVAVSVLGAGVGRQSGTNLARFRRGWYDCLARRGDALFELTDALLAAGPVISLPYLSLDGLHRRGHGSTYAALAEGYVDAEKVRELLAASLPGASCPVFAVDVSVWVRSDAECSPDRGYYYHPSKHSAGQPIVAGWAYSWLVGLELTTNSWTAPVDAQRLLPGQNPSTVAALQIHGLLRRSPELGLKTPLFVFDGGYDSVRLALELAGTAAQILVRVRSDRSFYADPPPIRATGSGRPRRHGAKFTCPDPTTWPVPDAVHTCADEQYGAVSVQMWHRLHAKTQQHDGHGSRGPRPIVPGTLVRLTVDRLPGRSRAPKTLWLWWTGPFGQTPDPDLLWRAYTRRFDIEHTFRFARQTLNWTLPRPRTPEQADRWTWLVIAAYTQLRLARSLVADHRLPWEQPLPQTHLTPGRVRRRFRHVQTAVGTPAKPPQPCGRSTGRPQGTRRGPATRHPAVKTAARPAIRHSQG from the coding sequence ATGGCCGTCGCTGTCAGTGTGCTCGGGGCGGGGGTGGGCCGCCAGAGCGGGACCAACTTGGCGCGGTTCCGCAGGGGTTGGTACGACTGCCTGGCCCGGCGGGGTGACGCGTTGTTCGAGCTGACGGATGCCCTGCTGGCGGCCGGCCCGGTCATCTCGCTGCCCTACCTGTCACTCGATGGGCTGCACCGCCGCGGCCACGGGAGTACCTATGCGGCCCTGGCTGAAGGCTACGTGGATGCCGAAAAGGTGCGTGAGCTGCTCGCTGCCTCGCTGCCCGGTGCTTCGTGCCCTGTGTTCGCGGTGGACGTGAGCGTGTGGGTCCGCAGCGATGCCGAGTGCTCGCCTGACCGCGGCTACTACTACCACCCCTCCAAGCACTCGGCGGGACAGCCAATCGTTGCCGGCTGGGCCTACTCCTGGCTCGTTGGCCTGGAGCTGACGACGAACTCGTGGACCGCGCCAGTAGATGCCCAGCGGCTGCTGCCGGGGCAGAATCCCAGCACGGTCGCCGCCCTCCAGATCCACGGTCTGCTGCGACGGAGTCCCGAACTTGGCCTCAAGACCCCGCTGTTCGTATTCGACGGCGGCTACGATTCCGTCCGCCTGGCTCTCGAACTCGCCGGAACTGCGGCCCAGATCCTGGTCCGGGTCCGCTCCGACCGGTCGTTCTACGCCGACCCGCCACCCATCAGGGCGACAGGCTCGGGGCGGCCGCGCCGCCACGGCGCGAAGTTCACTTGTCCCGACCCCACCACCTGGCCGGTCCCGGACGCCGTCCACACCTGCGCGGACGAGCAATACGGCGCGGTGAGCGTGCAGATGTGGCACCGCCTGCACGCCAAGACCCAGCAGCACGACGGACACGGCAGCCGAGGCCCTCGCCCCATCGTCCCCGGCACCCTGGTCCGGCTCACCGTCGACCGGCTGCCCGGCCGGAGCCGGGCCCCGAAGACTCTGTGGCTGTGGTGGACAGGCCCCTTTGGCCAGACCCCCGATCCGGACCTGCTCTGGCGGGCCTACACCCGCCGGTTCGACATCGAGCACACCTTCCGGTTCGCCCGCCAGACCCTGAACTGGACTCTGCCCCGGCCCCGCACTCCGGAGCAGGCCGACCGATGGACCTGGCTGGTCATCGCCGCCTACACCCAACTCCGCCTTGCCCGCTCCCTGGTGGCCGACCATCGGCTGCCCTGGGAACAGCCTTTGCCGCAGACCCATCTCACACCCGGCCGCGTCCGCCGACGATTTCGTCACGTTCAGACAGCAGTGGGAACACCGGCCAAGCCGCCACAACCCTGCGGACGCTCCACAGGCCGTCCACAAGGCACCCGACGAGGCCCAGCCACCCGCCACCCCGCAGTCAAAACAGCCGCAAGACCTGCGATCCGACACTCACAGGGATAA
- a CDS encoding citrate synthase: protein MRDREAAVPAHEGRRLSTKETAELLGVKPETVYAYVSRGQLSSRREQGGRGSTFDPKEVEALARRNRREGGGSSSSGGELSVRTRITLIDKDRYYFRGVDATELAARYSYEEIAEWLWTGELRPGVTFTAPEAAVTAARRGVEALPEHSGPTDRLRVAAIAAAAADPLRFDLSENAVLGTGRTLIPTLVAALPTVRLDHRDEGPLARRLWARLSGREPDDASVRVLDTALGLLVDHDLAASTLAVRVAASARAHAYAAVSAGLGVLEGPLHGAASGLAHRLLLDVLDQGTAAPVVADELRAGRRVPGLGHRLYPGEDPRARALFALLEEVPGAAPALEAAHDVVTTTARHTPLHANVDLALAVFTVSSGMPAAAGETIFAVARTAGWIAHTLEEYAERPLRMRPSGHYVGERPPQPLPRRS, encoded by the coding sequence ATGAGGGATCGAGAAGCGGCAGTACCTGCGCACGAGGGCCGGCGGCTCAGCACCAAGGAGACCGCCGAACTGCTCGGCGTGAAGCCGGAGACCGTGTACGCGTATGTGAGCCGGGGTCAGCTCAGCAGCAGGCGGGAGCAGGGAGGGCGCGGGAGCACGTTCGACCCCAAGGAGGTCGAGGCCCTCGCGCGGCGCAACAGACGCGAAGGCGGCGGCAGTTCGAGCAGTGGCGGCGAGCTCTCCGTCCGCACCCGCATCACGTTGATCGACAAGGACCGGTACTACTTCCGGGGCGTCGACGCGACGGAACTGGCCGCGCGGTACTCCTACGAGGAGATCGCCGAATGGCTGTGGACCGGCGAACTGCGCCCCGGCGTCACGTTCACGGCCCCGGAGGCAGCCGTGACCGCCGCCCGACGCGGCGTCGAAGCGCTGCCCGAGCACAGCGGCCCGACCGACCGGCTGCGCGTCGCGGCGATCGCCGCGGCGGCCGCCGACCCGCTGCGCTTCGACCTCTCCGAGAACGCCGTACTCGGCACCGGACGCACCCTCATTCCCACCCTCGTCGCCGCGCTTCCGACCGTGCGGCTCGACCACCGCGACGAAGGCCCGCTGGCCCGTCGGCTGTGGGCACGGCTCAGCGGGCGCGAACCCGACGACGCGTCGGTGCGGGTGCTGGACACGGCACTCGGGCTGCTCGTCGACCACGACCTGGCAGCCTCGACGCTGGCGGTCCGGGTCGCGGCGTCGGCGCGCGCCCACGCGTACGCGGCCGTGTCGGCGGGCCTCGGCGTCCTCGAAGGGCCCCTGCACGGGGCGGCCAGCGGGCTCGCTCACCGACTGCTGCTGGACGTCCTGGACCAGGGCACCGCCGCTCCCGTGGTCGCCGACGAACTGCGCGCAGGGCGCCGTGTCCCCGGACTCGGCCATCGGCTCTACCCCGGCGAAGACCCACGCGCGCGTGCCCTGTTCGCCCTCCTGGAAGAGGTGCCCGGCGCGGCACCCGCACTGGAGGCGGCCCATGACGTGGTGACCACCACGGCCCGGCACACCCCTCTGCACGCCAATGTCGATCTGGCGCTGGCCGTCTTCACCGTCTCGTCCGGGATGCCGGCCGCTGCGGGAGAGACGATCTTCGCTGTCGCACGGACGGCCGGCTGGATCGCCCACACCCTGGAGGAGTACGCGGAGCGCCCGTTGCGCATGCGGCCGAGCGGCCACTACGTGGGCGAGCGGCCGCCCCAGCCCCTCCCCCGCCGGAGCTAG
- a CDS encoding MOSC domain-containing protein: MADVMDLICYPIKGCAGTSMSDALLTPAGLAHDRSFMVISEDGVYRTQRRHPRLALIRPAVSADGTRLTLDSADSTGRYGTVRLDVTTSAPRRDIDLFGAAFQGIDQGDDVAAWLSEVLGTSSRLVRVPPEHDRVADGLTPGPSGYADSSAVHLLSRASLTLLNRRMAERGAPPLSMNRFRPNIVVDSRDGHGHDSDGGDWAAVPHAEDRARRITIGGAELGYAKLAVRCAVTLVEQEVGARRGREPLRTLAGYRRAASGGVVFGAKFSVIRPGKLSVGDEVVVQEWGDAEL; encoded by the coding sequence ATGGCTGACGTCATGGATCTGATCTGCTACCCCATCAAGGGATGCGCAGGCACTTCGATGAGCGATGCGCTCCTCACGCCGGCGGGCCTCGCGCACGACCGCAGCTTCATGGTCATCAGCGAGGACGGGGTCTACCGAACCCAGCGCCGCCACCCGCGCCTCGCCCTGATCCGGCCCGCCGTCAGCGCCGACGGCACTCGACTCACGCTCGACTCGGCCGACAGCACAGGCCGTTACGGCACGGTGCGCCTCGACGTGACCACGTCCGCGCCGCGCCGCGACATCGATCTGTTCGGCGCCGCCTTCCAGGGGATTGACCAGGGTGACGACGTCGCTGCCTGGCTCTCGGAGGTCCTCGGCACCTCCAGCCGTCTGGTCCGCGTGCCGCCGGAGCACGACCGGGTCGCCGACGGCCTGACCCCTGGCCCCTCCGGTTATGCCGACAGCAGCGCCGTGCACCTGCTGTCCCGCGCCTCCCTCACTCTCCTCAACCGGCGGATGGCCGAGCGTGGCGCCCCGCCCCTGTCGATGAACCGCTTTCGCCCGAACATCGTCGTCGACAGCCGCGACGGTCACGGTCATGACAGTGACGGCGGCGACTGGGCAGCCGTACCGCACGCCGAGGACCGCGCACGCCGCATCACCATCGGCGGGGCCGAGTTGGGCTATGCCAAACTCGCGGTGCGCTGTGCGGTCACTCTGGTTGAGCAGGAGGTCGGAGCGCGGCGGGGGCGGGAGCCCCTGCGCACGCTCGCGGGCTACCGGCGAGCGGCGAGCGGGGGCGTAGTGTTCGGCGCGAAGTTCTCCGTGATACGGCCGGGGAAGCTGTCGGTCGGCGACGAGGTGGTCGTCCAGGAGTGGGGCGACGCCGAACTGTAA
- a CDS encoding sucrase ferredoxin, with protein sequence MSTCTTASRQLDEPISGTAATARTWLLIEQSGPWGAKALTSSHLDPTLGRALEAAAQGTGVRIALIRRPGRHADCGSPADRHVYVAHTTPGNVWLHSAMTHDPGHLLDLDFAALGAGDPRSFEEVLQGRPHTGDPLALVCTNGKRDRCCALLGRPLAAELAASGVGGTWEVTHLGGHRFSPTVLILPYGYAYGRAEAHAVKEILQGVREGRVVTEGCRGNSAWERPGQAAELAVRTASGEHAADVLTVIRTDGTAPRWEVTVAHSDGRLWRVVVARGASLPPRPESCGSALGSPARMDVVAVRQLEETAVAVAC encoded by the coding sequence GTGAGTACGTGCACGACCGCGTCACGGCAGCTCGACGAGCCGATTTCCGGAACCGCGGCCACTGCGAGGACATGGCTGCTCATCGAGCAGTCCGGCCCCTGGGGTGCCAAGGCGCTCACTTCGAGCCACCTGGATCCCACGCTCGGCCGCGCCCTCGAAGCGGCCGCGCAGGGCACAGGGGTACGGATCGCCCTGATCCGGCGTCCCGGGCGCCATGCCGACTGCGGCTCTCCCGCTGATCGGCATGTGTACGTGGCCCACACCACTCCGGGAAACGTATGGCTGCACAGCGCCATGACGCACGACCCCGGACACCTGCTCGACCTCGACTTCGCCGCGCTCGGCGCGGGCGATCCGCGCTCCTTCGAAGAGGTTCTCCAAGGGCGGCCCCATACCGGCGATCCGCTGGCCCTCGTCTGCACCAACGGCAAGCGCGACCGCTGCTGCGCCCTGCTCGGACGCCCGCTGGCGGCGGAACTGGCCGCCTCCGGCGTCGGCGGCACCTGGGAGGTCACCCATCTGGGGGGTCATCGCTTCTCCCCCACCGTGCTGATCCTTCCGTACGGGTACGCGTACGGCCGTGCCGAGGCCCATGCCGTCAAGGAGATCCTCCAAGGCGTCCGGGAGGGCCGGGTCGTCACCGAGGGGTGTCGCGGGAACTCCGCCTGGGAACGCCCCGGCCAGGCGGCCGAGCTGGCCGTACGGACGGCGTCGGGGGAGCACGCCGCCGATGTCCTGACGGTGATCCGCACGGACGGCACCGCGCCGCGCTGGGAGGTGACCGTCGCCCACTCCGACGGCCGCCTGTGGCGGGTCGTCGTGGCGCGGGGCGCCTCTCTGCCGCCTCGCCCGGAAAGCTGCGGCTCGGCACTCGGTTCACCGGCGCGGATGGACGTGGTGGCTGTACGGCAACTGGAGGAGACGGCTGTCGCCGTGGCCTGCTGA
- a CDS encoding sensor histidine kinase, whose translation MSPTPLARRLRLGLPRRVFAQVLLMQIAIAVGVAVLATGLFLAPLSAQLDDEAMRRALAIAQTTAAQPQIAVDLQRTAPSRTGPVQAEAERIRKASGAEYVVVMDLRGIRWSHRSPAQIGKPVSTSPKQALAGRDVMEIDTGTLGRSARGKVPLRDAGDRIVGAVSVGIKYDSVRARLIDAIPGLFAYAGGAMAVGALAAYLISRRVQRQTRDLAFSDIAALLAEREAMLHGIREGVVALDRGGRVRLLNDEAQRLLGVGAEAIGRPLDDALGPGRTTDVLAGRVTGTDLLTVRGQRVLVANRMPTEDGGAVATLRDRTELEQLGRELDSTHGLIDALRAQDHEHANRMHTLLGLLELEMYDDAVEFIGEVVGDHRVTSEQVTEKIHDPLLAALLVGKATVATERGVALWVSDRTLLPDRLVDPRGLVTVVGNLVDNALDAVAGTPHARVEVELRAEGRTAVLRIRDTGPGIPEERRELIFTDGWSTKQPPAHGKRGIGLSLVRRLAERQGGSAKVADADGGGAEFVVVLPEALTDPSLAQKDATENTGTTGTTWSAENTGTDRSTGYPYGES comes from the coding sequence ATGAGCCCCACTCCCCTCGCACGACGACTGCGCCTCGGTCTGCCGCGGCGGGTGTTCGCCCAAGTGCTGCTGATGCAGATCGCGATCGCGGTGGGAGTCGCGGTACTCGCCACCGGGCTGTTCCTGGCCCCGCTGAGCGCACAGCTGGACGACGAGGCCATGCGGCGCGCTCTCGCGATCGCGCAGACCACGGCCGCCCAGCCGCAGATCGCCGTGGACCTCCAGCGGACGGCCCCCTCCAGGACCGGCCCCGTACAGGCCGAGGCCGAGCGGATACGGAAGGCGAGCGGTGCCGAGTACGTCGTCGTGATGGACTTGCGAGGCATCCGCTGGTCGCACAGATCCCCCGCCCAGATCGGCAAACCGGTCTCGACGAGCCCGAAGCAGGCCCTGGCCGGCAGGGATGTCATGGAGATCGACACCGGAACCCTGGGGCGGTCCGCACGGGGCAAGGTGCCGCTGCGCGACGCCGGCGACCGGATCGTCGGCGCGGTGTCGGTGGGTATCAAGTACGACAGTGTGCGGGCCCGGCTGATCGACGCGATCCCGGGACTGTTCGCGTACGCGGGCGGAGCCATGGCCGTCGGCGCGCTGGCCGCGTATCTGATCTCCCGCAGGGTCCAGCGACAGACCCGTGACCTGGCCTTCTCCGATATCGCGGCGCTGCTGGCCGAACGCGAGGCGATGCTGCACGGCATCCGGGAGGGCGTGGTCGCCCTGGACCGCGGCGGTCGCGTACGTCTTCTGAACGACGAGGCGCAGCGGCTCCTCGGGGTCGGCGCCGAGGCCATCGGGCGGCCGCTCGACGACGCGCTCGGCCCGGGCCGTACGACGGATGTGCTGGCGGGACGCGTCACCGGCACGGACCTGCTCACCGTCCGCGGCCAGCGCGTCCTGGTCGCGAACAGGATGCCCACCGAGGACGGCGGAGCTGTCGCCACCTTGCGCGACCGGACCGAACTGGAGCAGCTCGGCCGTGAGCTCGACTCCACGCACGGCCTGATCGACGCTTTGCGCGCACAGGACCATGAGCACGCCAACCGTATGCACACGCTCCTGGGGCTGCTCGAACTGGAGATGTACGACGACGCCGTGGAGTTCATCGGGGAGGTGGTCGGCGACCACAGGGTCACCTCGGAACAGGTCACCGAGAAGATCCACGATCCGCTGCTCGCCGCCCTTCTGGTCGGCAAGGCGACCGTGGCGACCGAGCGTGGAGTGGCACTGTGGGTCTCGGACCGGACGCTGCTGCCGGACCGGCTGGTCGACCCGCGTGGGCTCGTCACCGTCGTCGGCAACCTGGTCGACAACGCGCTCGACGCCGTCGCGGGCACACCGCACGCGCGCGTGGAGGTCGAATTGCGCGCCGAGGGGCGGACCGCCGTGCTGCGGATACGGGACACCGGGCCCGGCATCCCTGAGGAGCGGCGGGAGTTGATCTTCACGGACGGCTGGAGCACCAAGCAGCCGCCCGCACACGGCAAGCGTGGAATCGGCCTCTCGCTGGTGCGGCGCCTCGCCGAGCGGCAGGGCGGCAGCGCGAAGGTGGCCGACGCGGACGGCGGCGGCGCGGAGTTCGTCGTCGTCCTGCCGGAGGCGCTGACCGACCCGTCGCTCGCGCAGAAGGACGCCACCGAAAACACCGGGACCACCGGGACCACCTGGAGTGCCGAGAACACAGGGACCGACCGGAGCACCGGGTACCCCTACGGGGAGTCGTGA
- a CDS encoding DUF6082 family protein yields the protein MATLKVKVHGLRAAAAAAVGLLAGAAVTLVAQRSTLDALHARIELLEQAAQTQRQANLAHQQRLHWELLSKAMDDPELAEVLDAYDGTVSPRKQRQFLFSNALYTNALCYYRMGNMTREEFFGFARGWLQNPIFREYWYATRPHRATLISTSEEAQIGLMVEDLLAQLEEADADEWWVVGEPPGE from the coding sequence ATGGCCACACTGAAAGTCAAGGTTCACGGGTTGCGCGCCGCCGCCGCGGCGGCGGTCGGCCTGCTCGCGGGGGCCGCCGTCACCCTCGTCGCGCAGCGATCCACGCTTGACGCGCTGCACGCGCGGATCGAACTGCTGGAGCAGGCCGCCCAGACCCAGCGACAGGCCAATCTCGCGCACCAGCAGCGACTCCACTGGGAGCTGCTGAGCAAGGCCATGGACGATCCCGAGCTGGCGGAGGTCCTGGACGCGTACGACGGGACCGTGTCCCCGAGGAAACAGCGCCAGTTCCTGTTCAGTAACGCCTTGTACACCAACGCGCTCTGCTATTACCGGATGGGCAACATGACCCGGGAGGAATTCTTCGGCTTTGCCCGCGGATGGCTCCAAAACCCGATCTTTCGCGAGTACTGGTACGCAACACGCCCTCATCGGGCAACCCTGATCAGCACATCAGAAGAAGCTCAAATCGGACTCATGGTCGAAGATCTGCTCGCGCAGCTCGAGGAGGCGGACGCGGACGAGTGGTGGGTGGTGGGTGAACCACCCGGCGAGTAG
- a CDS encoding CobW family GTP-binding protein: MSRSSTRQIPVIVLAGFLGSGKTTLLNHLLHRSGGSRIGAVVNDFGAIEIDAMAVAGALGDSTVSLGNGCLCCAVDVSELDQYLDRLAQPSARIDVIVIEASGLAEPQELVRMVLASEHPGIVYGGLVEVVDAAEFAGTRERHPEIDRHLALADLVVVNKTDRAEDAGRVLGVVRELTDRAAVVPATYGRVDPEFLFDCRPSEERIGQLSFDDLHRHDEGDGEADGPGEGGHEDHGHLGHLHSAYESLSFSSAAPLGPRQLMAFLDSRPEGLYRIKGYVDFGVQDIRNRYAVHAVGRFLRFYPEPWTDADERLTQLVLIGSGIDTVALAKELEACKEDAPHADEHSMWGVLRYVQEPSPEG; encoded by the coding sequence GTGAGTCGGTCGAGTACCCGCCAGATCCCGGTCATCGTTCTCGCCGGCTTCCTGGGTTCCGGCAAGACCACACTGCTCAACCATCTCCTGCACCGCAGCGGTGGCAGTCGCATCGGAGCCGTCGTCAACGACTTCGGCGCGATCGAGATCGACGCGATGGCCGTGGCCGGAGCGCTCGGCGACTCCACCGTCTCGCTCGGCAACGGGTGTCTGTGCTGTGCGGTCGATGTCAGTGAACTTGATCAATATCTGGACAGGCTCGCTCAACCCTCCGCCCGGATCGACGTCATCGTCATCGAGGCGAGCGGGCTCGCCGAGCCCCAGGAACTCGTACGCATGGTGCTCGCCAGCGAGCACCCCGGGATCGTGTACGGCGGGCTCGTCGAGGTCGTCGACGCCGCCGAGTTCGCCGGCACGCGCGAGAGGCATCCCGAGATCGACCGGCACCTCGCTCTCGCCGATCTCGTCGTCGTCAACAAGACCGACCGGGCCGAGGACGCCGGACGTGTACTGGGTGTCGTCCGGGAGCTCACCGACCGTGCCGCGGTCGTCCCCGCCACCTACGGCCGAGTCGATCCTGAGTTCCTCTTCGACTGCAGGCCCAGCGAGGAGCGCATCGGACAGCTGTCCTTCGACGATCTCCACCGGCACGACGAGGGCGACGGCGAGGCGGACGGTCCGGGAGAGGGCGGTCATGAGGATCACGGCCACCTCGGTCACCTCCACTCCGCCTACGAATCCCTCTCCTTCAGCTCCGCAGCGCCTCTGGGGCCACGGCAGTTGATGGCTTTCCTCGACAGCCGGCCCGAGGGGCTCTACCGGATCAAGGGGTACGTCGACTTCGGCGTCCAGGACATTCGCAACCGGTACGCCGTGCATGCCGTCGGGCGGTTCCTGCGCTTCTATCCGGAGCCCTGGACCGACGCGGACGAGCGGCTCACCCAGCTCGTCCTCATCGGCTCCGGGATCGACACGGTGGCGCTGGCCAAGGAGCTGGAGGCATGCAAAGAGGACGCCCCGCATGCCGACGAACACAGCATGTGGGGCGTCCTCCGCTACGTACAGGAGCCCAGCCCGGAGGGCTGA
- a CDS encoding IS5 family transposase (programmed frameshift): MARPKPWEVDDELWAVIEPLLPRVERRSRHPGRKRHPDRLVFQGILFVLHTGIAWEHLPQELGFGSGMTCWRRLAEWTKAGVWPRLHEVLLAELRGANALDFSRAAVDGSHIRALKGAQETGRSPVDRGRAGSKHHLITDATGIPLAATLTGGNRNDVTQLIPLLQAVRGKRGRPRRRPDVVLGDRGYDHDKYRRLVRDLGVKPLIARRGTEHGSGLGTQRWVVERAFAHLHWFRRLRIRWEIRDDIHEAFLTLGCALICWRRLKSSH, from the exons GTGGCTCGGCCGAAGCCGTGGGAAGTTGACGACGAACTGTGGGCGGTGATCGAGCCGCTGCTGCCCAGGGTCGAGCGGCGGAGCCGGCATCCGGGACGCAAGCGGCATCCGGACCGGCTGGTGTTCCAGGGCATCCTGTTCGTGCTGCACACCGGGATCGCCTGGGAGCACCTGCCGCAGGAACTCGGCTTCGGCTCGGGGATGACCTGCTGGCGCCGCCTGGCCGAGTGGACCAAGGCCGGGGTGTGGCCCCGGCTGCACGAGGTTCTTCTGGCCGAGCTGCGCGGTGCGAACGCCCTGGACTTCTCCAGGGCGGCGGTCGACGGCTCCCACATCCGGGCGTTAAAGGGGGCCCAAGA GACGGGACGAAGCCCTGTCGACCGGGGCAGGGCGGGCAGCAAGCACCATTTGATCACCGATGCCACCGGCATCCCGCTCGCCGCTACCCTGACCGGCGGCAACCGCAACGACGTCACGCAGTTGATCCCGCTGCTCCAGGCCGTGCGGGGCAAGCGCGGGCGGCCCCGCCGCCGCCCGGACGTTGTGCTGGGCGACCGCGGCTACGACCACGACAAGTACCGCCGACTGGTCCGGGACCTCGGCGTGAAGCCGCTGATCGCCCGCCGCGGCACCGAGCACGGCTCCGGCCTGGGCACCCAACGCTGGGTCGTGGAACGCGCGTTCGCCCACCTGCACTGGTTCCGCCGCCTGCGGATCCGCTGGGAGATCCGCGACGACATCCACGAAGCCTTCCTCACCCTTGGGTGCGCACTGATCTGCTGGCGGCGCCTGAAGTCATCGCACTAG